A single region of the Deltaproteobacteria bacterium PRO3 genome encodes:
- a CDS encoding serine/threonine protein kinase yields the protein MSEIVPDRILGTGSMGAVHLAHGPGGKTYALKVLKADSPALLPMFESEVGILSKLQHPRLVSIEGFSKSGEGVAGIEGSPCFWMEYVDGLPILEAAKQAGPQQILDWFRECLEALDYLHTQGILHGDLKPANILVDREGHTKLVDFGLATLTRNLEGGKRAAGSLPYLAPEVVNGERLPASDLFALGTIFYQALSGSHPRAGAKNLQQLFSPDVKPLAAAGRNIPRRTARVLERLIEPELARRLKTARDALAALEESGLEPEEPGESESFHSFEMFGVRESRAAFDRFFAALRAEGRHGLALLHGQPGVG from the coding sequence ATGTCCGAAATTGTTCCCGATCGCATTTTGGGAACGGGTTCCATGGGTGCTGTCCACCTGGCCCACGGACCTGGGGGCAAGACCTACGCCCTCAAGGTCCTGAAGGCCGACTCGCCCGCGCTGCTCCCCATGTTCGAGTCTGAGGTGGGCATCCTCTCCAAGCTCCAGCACCCTCGCCTCGTCTCCATCGAGGGCTTCAGCAAATCCGGCGAAGGCGTCGCCGGGATTGAAGGCTCACCCTGCTTCTGGATGGAATACGTCGACGGCCTCCCCATTCTCGAAGCGGCTAAGCAGGCCGGGCCCCAGCAAATCCTCGATTGGTTCCGCGAGTGCCTCGAGGCCCTCGACTACCTGCACACCCAAGGCATCCTCCACGGCGACTTGAAACCCGCCAACATCCTCGTCGACCGCGAGGGCCACACCAAGCTGGTCGACTTCGGGCTGGCCACCTTGACCCGCAACCTCGAGGGCGGCAAGCGAGCCGCCGGCTCCCTGCCCTATCTCGCCCCCGAGGTGGTCAACGGCGAGCGGCTCCCGGCTAGCGACCTCTTCGCCCTGGGCACCATCTTCTACCAGGCCCTCAGCGGCTCGCACCCGCGTGCCGGCGCGAAGAACCTGCAACAGCTCTTCTCCCCCGACGTCAAGCCCCTCGCCGCCGCCGGCCGGAATATCCCGCGCCGGACCGCCCGCGTCCTCGAGCGCCTGATCGAGCCCGAGCTTGCGCGGCGCCTCAAGACGGCGCGCGACGCCTTGGCCGCCCTCGAAGAGAGCGGCCTCGAGCCCGAGGAGCCCGGCGAGTCCGAGTCCTTCCACTCCTTCGAGATGTTCGGCGTGCGGGAGAGCCGCGCCGCCTTCGATCGCTTCTTCGCCGCCCTCCGCGCGGAGGGTCGGCACGGCCTGGCCCTGCTCCACGGCCAGCCGGGCGTCGGC